In a genomic window of Flavobacterium crassostreae:
- a CDS encoding ABC transporter ATPase yields MYVPFEDLPEESRIWIYQSNRKFSDAEFSEIELDLKTFLEQWAAHGTSLESSFQLKYNRFLIIAVNQDVQAATGCSIDASVEFIQTLEKKYNVDLLDKMNVTFKLGEHIAHKTLIDFKKMVKDKAVTANTIVFNNLINNVQEFKESWEVPAMDSWHSRFF; encoded by the coding sequence ATGTACGTACCATTTGAAGATTTGCCAGAAGAGTCCAGAATTTGGATCTACCAATCCAACAGAAAATTTTCGGATGCTGAATTTTCGGAAATAGAACTAGATCTAAAAACATTTTTAGAACAATGGGCTGCCCATGGTACTAGTTTAGAATCTTCTTTCCAGCTAAAATACAACCGGTTTCTAATTATTGCCGTTAATCAAGATGTACAAGCTGCAACAGGTTGTTCTATAGATGCCTCTGTAGAGTTTATTCAGACACTCGAAAAGAAATATAATGTGGACCTGTTAGACAAAATGAACGTTACATTTAAATTAGGAGAACACATTGCTCACAAAACCTTGATTGATTTTAAAAAAATGGTCAAAGACAAAGCCGTGACTGCAAATACGATTGTTTTTAATAATTTAATAAATAACGTACAAGAATTTAAGGAATCATGGGAGGTTCCAGCTATGGATAGTTGGCATAGCCGTTTTTTTTAG
- the aroC gene encoding chorismate synthase, with protein MAGNSYGTLFKITTFGESHGEALGGIIDGCPPGITLDLQAIQLDMSRRKPGQSAIVTQRKEPDDVQFLSGIFEGKTTGTPIGFVIPNTNQKSDDYSHIKDNYRPSHADYVYDKKYGVRDYRGGGRSSARETASRVVAGAVAKQMLSGIKIHAYVSSVGPIFLEKPYQELDFSKIENNPVRCPDEEAAVVMEDYIRDIRKQGDTVGGTVTCVIQNVPIGLGEPVFDKLHAELGKAMLSINAVKGFEYGSGFCGAKMKGSEHNDLYNTDGTTQTNLSGGIQGGISNGMDIYFRVAFKPVATIMQKQASLDTKGTITDMTGKGRHDPCVVPRAVPIVEAMAAIVLADFYLINKTYSTTSNL; from the coding sequence ATGGCAGGAAATAGCTACGGAACACTATTTAAAATCACCACTTTTGGTGAATCACACGGTGAGGCTCTAGGAGGAATTATAGATGGTTGCCCACCAGGAATTACATTAGACTTGCAGGCAATTCAGTTAGATATGTCTAGAAGAAAACCCGGACAATCTGCAATTGTTACACAGCGCAAAGAGCCAGATGACGTGCAGTTTTTATCCGGAATTTTTGAAGGCAAAACAACCGGTACACCTATTGGTTTTGTTATACCAAATACCAATCAAAAATCGGATGATTATTCTCACATAAAAGATAATTATAGACCCAGTCATGCCGATTATGTCTATGACAAAAAATATGGCGTAAGAGATTATCGCGGTGGCGGTAGAAGTTCTGCTCGCGAAACCGCTAGTAGAGTGGTAGCTGGTGCAGTTGCAAAACAAATGTTGTCGGGTATAAAAATTCATGCCTATGTGTCTTCTGTAGGGCCTATTTTTTTAGAAAAACCATACCAAGAATTGGATTTTTCTAAAATCGAAAACAACCCCGTGCGTTGTCCTGACGAAGAGGCAGCAGTAGTTATGGAAGACTATATACGAGATATTAGAAAACAAGGAGATACCGTAGGAGGAACCGTAACTTGTGTAATTCAAAACGTGCCTATAGGTCTTGGAGAGCCTGTTTTTGACAAACTCCATGCAGAATTAGGCAAAGCAATGCTATCCATTAATGCGGTAAAAGGCTTTGAGTATGGTAGCGGTTTTTGTGGTGCTAAGATGAAAGGGAGCGAACATAATGATTTATACAACACTGATGGTACTACGCAAACCAATCTCTCTGGTGGTATTCAAGGCGGTATTAGCAACGGTATGGATATCTATTTTAGAGTTGCCTTTAAGCCTGTAGCCACCATTATGCAAAAACAAGCATCATTAGATACTAAAGGAACTATTACCGACATGACAGGAAAAGGCCGTCATGACCCATGTGTAGTGCCTCGTGCAGTGCCAATAGTAGAGGCTATGGCTGCCATTGTTTTGGCAGATTTTTATCTAATAAATAAAACCTACAGCACGACTTCTAATCTTTAA
- the bshA gene encoding N-acetyl-alpha-D-glucosaminyl L-malate synthase BshA produces the protein MKIAIVCYPTFGGSGVVATELGLELARQGHEIHFITYRQPVRLALLNANVHYHEVNVPEYPLFHYQPYELALSSKLVDMVKLHKIEIMHVHYAIPHAYAGYMAKQMLKSEGIRIPMVTTLHGTDITLVGNHPHYKPAVSFSINKSDVVTSVSQSLKDDTYKLFNIKKEIHVIPNFIELDKNTNDPNIPCHRSAMAKSEERIITHISNFRKVKRIPDIIRIFYKIQQEIPSKLMMVGDGPEKEKAENLCQELGIQDKVIFFGNSNEIDKILSYTDLFLLPSETESFGLAALEAMAWGVPVISSNSGGLPEVNFEGLSGYLSAVGAVDEMAQNAIKILKDETILSEFKKNALQVAKRFDIKNILPLYVALYQKAIKKHS, from the coding sequence ATGAAAATTGCAATAGTTTGTTACCCAACCTTTGGTGGGAGTGGCGTAGTTGCCACAGAATTAGGGCTTGAATTAGCACGCCAAGGGCACGAAATTCATTTTATTACCTATAGACAACCCGTGCGTTTAGCCTTATTAAATGCAAATGTGCACTACCATGAGGTAAATGTGCCAGAATATCCGTTGTTTCATTACCAGCCTTATGAACTTGCTCTTTCGAGTAAACTAGTAGATATGGTTAAGTTACACAAAATAGAAATCATGCATGTGCATTATGCCATTCCGCATGCCTATGCAGGATACATGGCCAAGCAAATGCTAAAAAGTGAAGGCATACGCATTCCAATGGTGACCACACTACACGGAACCGATATAACCCTAGTAGGAAACCATCCGCATTACAAACCTGCAGTAAGTTTTAGTATCAATAAATCCGATGTGGTTACCTCTGTGTCCCAAAGCTTGAAAGACGATACCTACAAACTTTTTAATATAAAAAAAGAAATCCATGTTATTCCTAATTTTATAGAATTAGACAAAAACACCAACGACCCCAACATTCCCTGCCACCGATCTGCAATGGCTAAGTCCGAAGAGCGCATAATTACGCATATTAGTAATTTTAGAAAAGTAAAGCGCATCCCGGATATTATCAGGATTTTTTATAAAATCCAGCAAGAAATACCCTCTAAATTAATGATGGTTGGCGATGGTCCTGAGAAAGAGAAAGCCGAAAATTTATGTCAAGAACTTGGTATTCAAGACAAAGTTATCTTTTTTGGAAACAGTAACGAAATAGATAAAATACTCAGTTATACCGATTTGTTTTTATTGCCATCAGAAACAGAGAGCTTTGGTTTGGCAGCCTTAGAAGCAATGGCTTGGGGAGTTCCGGTTATTTCTAGCAATTCGGGTGGTTTGCCTGAAGTTAATTTTGAAGGCCTTTCGGGCTATTTGAGCGCAGTAGGAGCGGTAGATGAAATGGCTCAAAATGCTATAAAAATTTTAAAAGACGAAACCATACTTTCTGAATTTAAAAAAAATGCACTCCAAGTAGCCAAAAGATTTGATATTAAAAACATTTTGCCTCTATATGTCGCTTTATACCAAAAAGCAATAAAAAAACACTCTTAA
- a CDS encoding (Fe-S)-binding protein: MSENLIVPTMAEMLAQGKQPEVLFWVGCAGSFDDRAKKITKAFVRILNRANVSFAVLGTEESCTGDPAKRAGNEFLFQMQAMMNIEVLNAYEAKKIVTACPHCFNTLKNEYPELGGHYEVVHHTAFLKSLLDAGRLTIEGGQFKGKRITFHDPCYLGRANKIYEAPRDLIQKLEVELVEMKRSKANGLCCGAGGAQMFKDAEPGNKEVNVLRTEDALEVQPDIIAAGCPFCNTMMTDGVKNKEKEASVKVMDIAELIANAQDL, translated from the coding sequence ATGTCAGAAAATTTAATAGTACCAACAATGGCAGAAATGCTAGCCCAAGGAAAACAACCAGAGGTTTTATTTTGGGTTGGGTGTGCAGGAAGTTTTGACGATAGAGCCAAAAAAATTACAAAAGCATTTGTTCGTATATTAAACAGAGCAAACGTTTCTTTTGCGGTTTTAGGTACCGAAGAAAGTTGTACTGGAGATCCAGCCAAAAGAGCAGGAAATGAATTTTTATTTCAGATGCAAGCCATGATGAACATTGAAGTTCTGAATGCTTATGAGGCCAAAAAAATTGTTACCGCATGCCCTCATTGTTTTAATACCTTAAAAAACGAATACCCAGAACTGGGAGGCCACTACGAAGTAGTCCACCATACAGCCTTTTTAAAATCGCTGTTAGATGCCGGAAGATTAACCATTGAAGGGGGACAATTTAAGGGAAAACGAATTACGTTTCATGATCCTTGCTATTTGGGTCGGGCCAACAAAATATACGAAGCCCCAAGAGATTTAATTCAAAAGTTAGAGGTAGAATTGGTAGAAATGAAACGCTCTAAAGCCAATGGCCTTTGTTGTGGAGCTGGAGGAGCGCAAATGTTTAAAGATGCAGAGCCTGGTAATAAAGAAGTCAATGTGTTGCGCACAGAAGATGCTCTTGAAGTACAACCCGATATCATTGCTGCCGGATGTCCATTTTGCAATACCATGATGACAGATGGCGTTAAAAATAAAGAAAAAGAAGCAAGTGTGAAAGTAATGGATATTGCAGAACTAATTGCAAACGCACAAGATTTATAA
- a CDS encoding formimidoylglutamase: protein MEKLVLFTPNDLAKITNHRSGEIKFGEKMLTVQKGIDPISFLTNCAAQYVLFGIPEDIGVRANFGRPGTASAWQNAIKNIANIQHNRFNKGNDILILGHLDVLEQMKEVASLDFNDIDDRSKLSQLVQQIDKEVAHIVFHIVKSGKTPIIIGGGHNNSYGNIKGTALAKGKPINAINFDAHSDFRILEGRHSGNGFSYAYEEGFLNHYFIFGLHENYTSKSVLDLIKKTENRVRYTTYDSINVRKEKAFVPEMENALDFIQTAFFGLEIDLDAIPNIASSAMTPSGFSVEELRQFVSFFGKNKNASYLHICEGAPDLGEEKNNHLIGKLIAYLVTDFIKSNQ from the coding sequence ATGGAAAAATTAGTCCTTTTTACACCCAATGATCTTGCAAAGATAACAAATCATAGAAGCGGAGAAATAAAATTTGGTGAGAAAATGCTTACGGTACAAAAAGGAATTGACCCTATTTCTTTTCTAACTAACTGTGCAGCACAATATGTTTTGTTCGGAATCCCAGAAGACATTGGGGTTCGGGCCAATTTTGGCAGACCCGGAACAGCATCTGCCTGGCAAAATGCCATAAAAAATATTGCCAACATACAACACAATCGTTTCAATAAAGGTAACGATATCTTAATATTGGGACATTTAGATGTTCTGGAACAAATGAAAGAAGTAGCCTCTCTTGATTTTAACGATATTGATGATCGATCTAAATTAAGTCAATTAGTACAACAAATAGATAAAGAGGTTGCGCATATTGTATTTCATATTGTCAAATCTGGCAAAACACCGATTATTATTGGTGGGGGGCACAATAATTCTTACGGAAATATTAAAGGGACTGCCTTAGCCAAAGGCAAACCAATTAATGCCATTAACTTTGATGCTCATTCGGATTTTAGAATTCTAGAAGGCCGCCACAGTGGCAATGGATTCTCTTATGCCTACGAAGAGGGGTTTTTAAACCACTATTTTATTTTTGGGCTACACGAAAACTACACCTCCAAGAGCGTTTTGGATCTTATCAAAAAAACCGAAAACCGAGTACGATACACCACCTATGACAGCATCAATGTAAGAAAAGAAAAAGCCTTTGTACCCGAGATGGAAAATGCTCTAGATTTTATACAAACTGCTTTTTTTGGCCTCGAAATTGACTTAGATGCAATACCAAATATTGCTAGTAGCGCCATGACTCCAAGCGGTTTTTCAGTAGAAGAACTTCGCCAATTTGTTTCTTTTTTTGGAAAAAATAAAAACGCCTCCTATTTGCATATCTGTGAAGGAGCCCCAGATTTAGGAGAAGAAAAAAACAACCATTTAATAGGCAAACTCATTGCATATTTGGTTACTGATTTTATAAAATCCAACCAATAA
- a CDS encoding DEAD/DEAH box helicase: protein MLFEDLSLSKSIQKAVYELGYTNPTPIQEQAIPLVLAGKDVIGCAQTGTGKTAAFAIPILHQLHRIVGSSKKAKQIRALVVTPTRELAVQIGQSFDTYAKYTNLTQLTIFGGVSQNPQVDTLKKGVDILIATPGRLLDLHKQGFIDFDHLHTLVLDEADQMLDMGFVNDVKKIVKLTPQNRQTLFFSATMPIAIRELAEMFLTKPETVTVSPVSSTAENVEQRVYFVEKTEKRNLLYHLIQNDNLSNVLIFSRTKHGADNVVKALRKNNIAAEAIHGDKSQNARQRVLEAFKNKEVGVLVATDIAARGIDIDQLPFVINFDLPNIPETYVHRIGRTGRAGNGGIAISFCSKDEHGYWKDIQKLIKVDVDIVKEHPYPWQSGSPETAPGTATKPKNSNRSGAAHKSRKSTTSKQNKKRWY from the coding sequence ATGTTATTCGAAGATTTATCCCTTTCAAAAAGTATTCAAAAAGCCGTATACGAACTAGGCTATACTAACCCTACTCCTATTCAAGAACAAGCAATCCCTTTAGTATTGGCAGGAAAAGATGTAATAGGTTGTGCACAAACAGGTACCGGAAAAACAGCTGCATTTGCTATACCAATTTTACACCAATTACACCGAATTGTAGGCTCTTCAAAAAAAGCCAAACAAATCCGAGCGCTAGTAGTGACTCCAACTAGAGAGTTGGCAGTACAAATTGGCCAGAGTTTTGATACGTATGCAAAATATACCAACTTAACGCAACTAACCATTTTTGGTGGTGTATCCCAAAATCCACAAGTAGATACTCTAAAAAAAGGAGTCGATATTCTAATTGCTACCCCAGGAAGACTACTAGATTTACACAAACAAGGTTTTATTGATTTTGACCATTTGCATACCTTAGTATTGGATGAGGCAGACCAAATGCTGGATATGGGCTTTGTTAATGATGTCAAAAAAATTGTTAAACTTACGCCTCAGAATAGACAAACTTTATTCTTCTCTGCAACCATGCCTATAGCAATTAGAGAACTTGCAGAGATGTTTTTGACCAAGCCCGAAACAGTAACAGTTTCTCCAGTATCCTCTACGGCGGAGAATGTCGAACAACGGGTATATTTTGTAGAAAAAACCGAAAAAAGAAATCTGTTATATCATTTGATCCAAAATGACAATTTATCCAACGTGTTGATTTTTTCTAGAACCAAACACGGTGCAGATAATGTAGTAAAAGCGTTGCGCAAAAACAACATTGCTGCTGAGGCAATTCATGGAGACAAATCACAAAATGCCAGACAAAGAGTCTTAGAGGCTTTTAAAAATAAAGAAGTAGGAGTGCTTGTAGCAACAGATATAGCTGCACGAGGGATTGATATTGATCAACTACCGTTTGTTATTAATTTTGACTTACCAAATATTCCCGAAACGTATGTGCATCGGATTGGAAGAACTGGGCGGGCTGGTAACGGCGGTATTGCTATTTCCTTTTGCAGCAAAGACGAACATGGCTACTGGAAAGATATTCAAAAATTAATAAAAGTAGATGTAGATATTGTTAAAGAACATCCTTATCCTTGGCAATCCGGAAGTCCCGAAACTGCTCCTGGAACTGCTACAAAACCAAAGAACTCTAACCGAAGTGGTGCTGCGCATAAATCAAGAAAATCTACTACATCTAAACAAAACAAAAAAAGATGGTATTAA
- a CDS encoding dicarboxylate/amino acid:cation symporter, protein MHNTPPKKPSFLSNLTTQILIAMLLGGVLGIIIHNTISDADALVFSNRIKILATVFIRLVQMIISPLVFTTLVVGIAKLGNVSAVGRIGGKALGWFFTASFISLLLGMFFVNILKPGTGLHLAHIDLSTASEVADKTKSISFENFIEHIVPKSIFEAMATNEILQIVVFSIFFGLAAASIGDYAKPVVSALDKTSHIILKMVNYVMNFAPIGVFGAIAGVFAVRDFQELALTYFKFFGSFLIGISSLWVLLIAVGYLFLKSRMTILLKRIVSPLIIAFGTTSSEAVFPKLTEELERFGIKDKIVSFMLPLGYSFNLDGSMMYMTFASIFIAQAYGIDLDLGTQMTMLLVLMLTSKGIAGVPRASLVVVAATCGMFDIPVEGIALILPIDHFCDMFRSATNVLGNALATSVVGKWEEGKHEEESILG, encoded by the coding sequence ATGCATAACACACCACCCAAAAAGCCGTCTTTTTTATCCAACCTAACAACACAAATTCTAATTGCAATGCTATTAGGAGGCGTTTTAGGAATTATTATTCACAATACCATCTCGGATGCCGACGCGCTAGTTTTTAGCAACCGAATAAAAATACTAGCCACTGTTTTTATCCGATTGGTACAAATGATAATTTCACCTTTAGTATTTACCACACTAGTGGTAGGTATTGCAAAATTAGGAAACGTTAGTGCTGTAGGTAGAATAGGAGGTAAGGCCTTAGGATGGTTTTTTACCGCTTCGTTTATTTCGTTGTTATTAGGAATGTTTTTTGTCAATATTTTGAAACCCGGAACCGGTTTACACTTGGCTCACATAGACTTGAGTACTGCATCTGAGGTTGCCGATAAAACCAAGAGTATTTCTTTTGAAAATTTTATAGAACACATTGTTCCTAAAAGTATTTTTGAAGCAATGGCAACCAATGAAATTTTGCAAATTGTGGTGTTTTCTATATTCTTTGGATTAGCAGCGGCTTCCATAGGAGATTACGCAAAACCAGTAGTTTCGGCACTAGACAAGACTTCGCACATCATCTTAAAGATGGTTAACTATGTGATGAACTTTGCCCCTATAGGTGTTTTTGGTGCCATTGCAGGCGTTTTTGCGGTGCGAGATTTTCAAGAACTGGCACTTACGTATTTTAAATTTTTTGGCTCTTTTTTAATTGGGATATCTTCTCTTTGGGTTTTATTAATAGCAGTAGGATATTTGTTTTTAAAAAGCAGGATGACCATTCTTTTAAAACGAATTGTAAGTCCTCTAATTATTGCTTTTGGTACCACTAGCAGCGAAGCTGTTTTTCCAAAACTGACCGAAGAGTTAGAGCGTTTTGGGATCAAAGACAAAATTGTCTCTTTTATGCTGCCTTTAGGGTACTCTTTTAACCTTGATGGAAGCATGATGTACATGACCTTTGCAAGTATTTTTATTGCCCAAGCCTATGGTATAGACTTGGATTTAGGAACTCAAATGACCATGCTTTTGGTACTGATGCTAACCAGCAAAGGAATTGCCGGTGTGCCTAGAGCCAGTCTAGTTGTAGTTGCTGCTACATGTGGTATGTTTGATATTCCGGTAGAAGGGATTGCTTTGATACTGCCTATTGATCATTTTTGTGATATGTTTAGAAGTGCTACCAATGTTTTAGGAAATGCCTTAGCTACTTCGGTAGTAGGTAAATGGGAAGAAGGCAAGCATGAGGAAGAAAGTATTTTGGGATAA
- a CDS encoding UDP-2,3-diacylglucosamine diphosphatase: MKKRKVELVVISDLHLGTYGCHALELNKYLSSIRPKTLVLNGDIIDIWQFRKSYFPKTHLKVIQKIISFASKGTKVYYITGNHDEMLRKFSDMNMGNISLVDKLVLELDGKKAWIFHGDIFDASVNHAKWIAKLGGIGYDYLILSNRFINWCLQKIGKEPYSFSKKIKASVKKAVKHISDFEETATELAIENAYDYVLCGHIHEPKILKKENKNGSTLYLNSGDWVENLTALEYNNKRWKMYRYEASNFTEEEDEENLLEMEDLLSGQALSSFILENKKKHLPLL; this comes from the coding sequence TTGAAAAAAAGAAAAGTTGAATTGGTTGTAATTTCTGACTTACACTTAGGTACTTATGGTTGCCATGCATTAGAACTTAACAAATACCTATCCTCCATTAGACCTAAAACTTTAGTGCTAAATGGAGACATTATTGACATCTGGCAATTCAGAAAGTCTTATTTTCCAAAAACGCATTTAAAAGTTATTCAAAAAATAATAAGTTTTGCCTCCAAAGGGACCAAAGTATATTATATAACCGGAAACCACGATGAAATGCTCCGGAAGTTTAGTGATATGAATATGGGTAATATATCCTTAGTAGATAAATTAGTCCTAGAATTGGATGGAAAGAAAGCATGGATTTTTCATGGCGATATTTTTGATGCTTCTGTAAATCATGCCAAATGGATTGCCAAACTAGGCGGTATTGGATACGATTATCTTATTTTGTCCAACCGATTTATCAACTGGTGCTTACAAAAGATAGGAAAAGAACCCTACTCTTTTTCTAAAAAAATAAAAGCTAGCGTTAAGAAAGCAGTAAAGCATATTTCGGATTTTGAAGAAACAGCAACCGAATTAGCCATTGAGAATGCCTACGATTATGTTTTGTGTGGTCATATACACGAACCTAAAATTTTAAAGAAAGAAAATAAAAACGGCAGTACTTTGTACTTAAATTCTGGGGATTGGGTCGAAAACTTAACTGCTTTAGAATACAACAATAAACGCTGGAAAATGTACCGTTATGAAGCTTCTAATTTTACAGAGGAAGAAGACGAAGAAAATTTGCTAGAAATGGAAGATCTATTAAGTGGTCAGGCATTAAGTTCTTTTATTTTAGAAAACAAAAAAAAACATTTGCCCTTGCTATAA
- a CDS encoding protease complex subunit PrcB family protein has translation MKKFLLFFLFCLQFSCTGVPKPTDHSLGLYQVLTQQENGGASIRFYEILSEPNEIKMLQKDPLLKNKIKASDLIVSNFLILNMGEKNTSGYAIGVENVTQTDKNIIVTVKETIPESAAQLMQSRVYPFCVVKINSKKEIIIK, from the coding sequence ATGAAAAAATTTCTACTATTCTTTTTATTCTGTCTACAGTTTTCTTGTACGGGAGTTCCAAAACCTACAGACCATTCTTTGGGTTTGTACCAAGTTTTGACCCAACAAGAAAATGGAGGCGCTAGTATTCGGTTTTATGAAATCCTTTCAGAACCAAATGAAATTAAAATGTTGCAAAAGGATCCTCTCTTAAAAAACAAAATAAAAGCATCGGATCTTATTGTTTCTAATTTTTTGATTCTAAATATGGGAGAAAAAAATACCTCAGGATATGCAATTGGAGTAGAAAATGTAACCCAAACCGATAAAAATATTATTGTAACAGTTAAAGAAACCATACCAGAATCGGCAGCACAGCTTATGCAAAGCAGGGTGTATCCTTTTTGTGTGGTGAAAATAAATTCAAAGAAAGAAATTATTATTAAATAA
- a CDS encoding dicarboxylate/amino acid:cation symporter — MKKIALHWKILIAMALGLAFGILMKNLSLTAVVIDWIKPFGTIFINLLKMIAVPLIVVSLIVGLSDLKDISKISKLGGRTVLFYLCSTMVAVIIGLGLANSIQPGSYINNESRLSLLAHYSTDANQKIAMASSAKTNGPLQPLIDSVPDNFFAALSDNGSMLKVILFVILIGIGLILIEEEKAKPVIDFFKGLNAVIMKIIDLIMLFSPYGVFALMAALMVEIPDFSTLGALGIYGLTVLLGLAFMTFIFYPLLLMVFARVSPLKFFKAIAPAQLLAFSTSSSAATLPVTMECVTDLGVDDEVSSFVLPLGATVNMDGTSLYQAVAALFIAQAMLPYPLDFHTQLMIVVTATLASIGSAAVPSAGIVMLVIVLGQAGIPEAGLALIFAIDRPLDMCRTVVNVTSDATIATIVAKSVDKLHFSKD, encoded by the coding sequence ATGAAAAAAATAGCTTTGCACTGGAAGATCCTTATTGCCATGGCCTTAGGATTGGCCTTTGGAATACTAATGAAAAACCTAAGCCTTACTGCGGTTGTTATAGATTGGATCAAGCCATTTGGTACTATTTTTATCAACTTATTAAAAATGATCGCAGTCCCTTTAATTGTAGTCTCTTTGATTGTTGGGTTGTCTGATTTAAAAGATATTTCTAAAATTTCTAAGCTTGGAGGAAGAACCGTGTTGTTTTATTTGTGTTCTACTATGGTGGCGGTAATAATAGGTTTAGGGCTGGCAAATAGTATTCAACCCGGAAGCTATATTAATAACGAGTCCCGACTTTCTTTGTTGGCACATTATTCTACAGATGCAAACCAAAAAATAGCCATGGCAAGTTCTGCAAAAACAAATGGGCCATTACAACCTTTAATAGACAGTGTGCCGGATAATTTTTTTGCAGCATTATCAGATAACGGAAGCATGCTTAAAGTCATTTTGTTTGTTATTTTAATTGGAATAGGACTTATTTTAATTGAAGAAGAAAAAGCAAAACCAGTGATTGATTTTTTTAAAGGACTAAATGCGGTTATTATGAAAATAATTGATCTCATCATGCTTTTTTCACCGTATGGCGTATTTGCTCTCATGGCTGCTCTCATGGTCGAAATTCCTGATTTTAGTACCTTGGGTGCGTTAGGTATTTATGGATTAACCGTATTATTAGGCTTGGCGTTTATGACTTTTATTTTTTACCCTCTATTATTGATGGTTTTTGCAAGAGTGAGTCCTTTAAAATTTTTTAAAGCAATTGCTCCAGCACAGTTGCTAGCCTTTTCTACTAGCTCTAGTGCCGCTACACTGCCTGTTACTATGGAGTGTGTTACGGATTTAGGTGTGGATGATGAGGTGTCCAGTTTTGTGTTGCCTTTAGGCGCTACCGTTAATATGGATGGTACCAGTTTGTACCAAGCAGTTGCAGCGCTCTTTATTGCTCAAGCAATGCTTCCGTATCCTTTAGATTTTCATACACAATTAATGATTGTAGTTACGGCAACTTTGGCTTCTATAGGTTCTGCTGCAGTGCCTAGTGCAGGTATCGTTATGTTGGTAATTGTTTTAGGACAAGCCGGAATTCCAGAGGCAGGACTAGCGCTTATTTTTGCCATTGATAGGCCTTTGGATATGTGTAGAACGGTGGTAAATGTAACCAGTGACGCTACTATTGCAACTATTGTAGCGAAATCGGTGGATAAATTACATTTTTCTAAAGACTAA